Proteins encoded by one window of Perca fluviatilis chromosome 13, GENO_Pfluv_1.0, whole genome shotgun sequence:
- the LOC120571063 gene encoding zinc finger protein 84-like, with protein sequence MRTHTGQKPFRCFECGRKFDRKGSLNRHMRTHTGEKPFSCSVCNKSFTHSANLRSHMTVHTGEKRFSCVVCDKKFQWLNQVKRHKCVGRKSSQRHQSQTEENREAEPPARRETQHMETEADVEDCGGPEPARNSHPLLQPETEDQTGDSSDPETDDRADWKETREPQSASNSLRKDSSFTISISDRPLQSAGFTPPFLCTLLQPILASSALQSQCLSLGSSASAPPCSPEYPASQPPLFP encoded by the exons ATGAGAACCCATACAGGACAGAAACCTTTCAGGTGCTTTGAGTGTGGGAGGAAATTTGATCGCAAAGGAAGTCTGAAtagacacatgagaactcacacaggagaaaaacctttcagctgctccgtctgtaataaatcttttacaCACAGTGCAAATTTACGCTCACACATGACAGTCCACACAGGGGAAAAAAGATTTAGCTGCGTCGTTTGTGACAAGAAATTTCAGTGGCTTAATCAGGTCAAAagacataaatgtgttggtcgTAAGTCATCACAGCGTCATCAGAGTCAAACGGAGGAGAACAGAGAGGCAGAACCTCCAGCCAGAAgagaaactcaacacatggaaacagaagctgatgtagaggactgtggaggaccagaaccagccaggaactcacatccacttttacaaccagagactgaagaccagactggagactcttctgatcctgagactgatgaccgtgctgattggaaggagaccagagaacctcagtcagcttcaAACTCTCTAAGGAAGGATTCAAGTT TCACCATCTCCATCTCCGACCGTCCTCTCCAGTCAGCTGGCTTCACCCCCCCTTTCCTCTGCACCCTGCTTCAGCCTATCCTCGCTTCCTCTGCTCTCCAGTCCCAGTGTCTCTCCCTCGGCTCCTCGGCTTCGGCTCCCCCGTGCTCCCCTGAGTATCCAGCCTCCCAACCCCCCCTTTTTCCCTAA
- the LOC120571052 gene encoding gastrula zinc finger protein XlCGF57.1-like, translating to METEADGEDCGGPEPARNSHPLLQPETEDQTGDSSEPETDASADWKETREPQSALNSLKHDSRCKKPFSCSECGKRFVLKSNLKTHTRVHTEEKPFTCSVCNKSFTVSEHLQSHMRTHTGEKPFSCSVCKKSFTQRGNLWSHMRIHTREKPFSCSECGKAFTVSVTLKKHMRTHTGEKRFSCSECGRRFGLKSNLKQHMLIHTGKKPFSCSICDNKFVLKSSLKTHMKTHTGERPFSCSDCQKYFAHGSNLRKHLRIHTGEKPFSCSECDKAFTVSGNLKNHMLTHSGEKPFSCSVCKKSFTQSGSLKIHMRIHTGEKSFSCSVCKKSFTQRGTLRLHMAVHTGEKRFSCSVCNKRFAQQCNLKKHKCVGPMETEADGEDCGGPEPARNSHPLLQPETGDSSEPDTDNME from the coding sequence atggaaacagaagctgatggagaggactgtggaggaccagaaccagccaggaactcacatccacttttacaaccagagactgaagaccagactggagattCTTCTGAACCTGAAACTGATgccagtgctgattggaaggagaccagagaacctcagtcagctttaaactctctgaaacatgattcaagatgtaagaaaccattcagctgctctgagtgtgggaaaagatttgTCCTCAAGTCAAATCTGAAGACACATACGAGAGTCCACACAGAAGAGAAGCCTTTTAcctgctcagtttgtaataaATCCTTTACAGTGAGTGAACATTTACAGtcacacatgagaactcacacaggagaaaaacctttcagctgctcagtctgtaagaagtcttttacacagagaggaaaCTTATGgtcacacatgagaatccacacaagAGAGAagccttttagctgctctgagtgtggtaaGGCTTTCACTGTTAGTGTAACCTTGAagaaacacatgagaactcacacaggagaaaaacgttttagctgctctgagtgtgggagaagATTTGGCCTCAAGTCAAATCTGAAGCAACACATGCTAATTCATACAGgaaaaaaacctttcagctgctcaattTGTGATAACAAATTTGTCCTCAAGTCATCTTTGAAGACACACATgaaaactcacacaggagaaagaccttttagctgctctgatTGTCAGAAATATTTTGCACATGGTTCAAATTTACGAAAACAcctgagaatccacacaggagaaaaaccttttagctgctctgagtgtgataAAGCTTTCACTGTAAGTGGAAACCTGAAGAACCACATGCTGACTCATtctggagaaaaacctttcagctgctcagtctgtaagaaatcttttacacagagtggaTCTTTAAAGatacacatgagaatccacacaggagaaaaatcttttagctgcagtgtttgtaaaaaatcttttacacagagaggaaCTTTACGGTTACACATggcagtccacacaggagagaaaagattcagctgcagtgtttgtaacaaaagatttgcccAGCAGTGTAATCtcaaaaaacataaatgtgttggtccgatggaaacagaagctgatggagaggactgtggaggaccagaaccagccaggaactcacatccacttttacaaccagagactggagactcttctgaacctgataCTGATAACATGGAATAA